The Setaria italica strain Yugu1 chromosome IX, Setaria_italica_v2.0, whole genome shotgun sequence genome has a window encoding:
- the LOC101774593 gene encoding protein PLASTID MOVEMENT IMPAIRED 1 codes for MAGSGGDGAPPPASPGTSLSDYLDRPNAIHRRAASLAIVRSGAGAGDDGPRVADGPGREDRRTQSTRRVSLSLWRPRAPAAETAAADSRTPEGGKGRGPAAWRSWRPVRALAHLGKRRAGCLFSVEVDAVRGVPASMEGFRLAVTVRKAETRDGAVQTMPCRVRGGAADFDETLFVRCNLYFTGGAGTGKPLKLEPRRFVVSVVAIEARGARLGAHTVDVSDLVLDSIKKIGSEGRRVRWFDKAFALSGKAAGGELLLKLGFQLMEDAGLSLYAQAEEKTADVSPASSRARAHNKNSFSISSTPRLSPSDPSISPSMRAYKQLVDRLRIEENGDPVRSVMIPRKPGDDELSASTTDAGDVYSLPEYEVVEKGVETVKEVVHYQAQRDVLRELDSIAEQIEAIEAMMANGGKKSPKPVDRQQQRLDADEEMVTVEFLRKLEADGDTKKLKQPVTPRSQSPSPRKAAAPPVVPDLGRGIGPAVQTRDGGFLVSMNPFDLPLASRDGPPKLAMQVSRPFVLPGAMAATGFDVLQKMAAAGGADVVRGKLASLGGMDNITGKTPEQVGFEGIAEAVIGGRRTEGASSSAGRSVQLVRKLATALSEGRSERVATGIWSAGDDPETLEEVLAFSLQKLEAMAVDALAVQAEMADEDAPFEVAAATGDASVFDSLVPSDEWSESGGSDGRVTLVVAIQVRDPSRRYEAVGAPMVAVVQSARLLGAAGHGAGRFKVRSLHVGGVQMRCAPSGAGGSASWGAERQKLTAMQWMVAHGPGRAGKRATTPTARARAKVQRADVVWSLSSRVLAGMWLKTVRNPDVRIGASST; via the coding sequence ATGGCCGGATCGGGCGGTGATGgggctcctcctccggcgagccCCGGCACCAGCCTCAGCGACTACCTCGACCGCCCGAACGccatccaccgccgcgccgcatCGCTCGCCATCGTGCGCTCCGGCGCGGGTGCGGGGGACGACGGGCCGCGCGTCGCCGACGGACCCGGGCGGGAGGACCGGAGGACGCAGTCGACCCGCCGCGTCTCGCTGTCGCTGTGGCGTCCTAGGGCCCCGGCCGCGGAGACGGCGGCCGCTGACTCGAGGACCCCCGAGGGTGGCAAGGGTAgagggccggcggcgtggcggagcTGGAGGCCGGTGCGCGCGCTGGCGCACCTCGGGAAGCGCCGCGCGGGGTGCCTGTTCTCGGTCGAGGTCGACGCCGTCCGCGGCGTGCCGGCCTCCATGGAGGGCTTCCGCCTCGCAGTCACGGTCCGCAAGGCGGAGACCAGGGACGGTGCGGTGCAGACCATGCCGTGCCgggtgcgcggcggcgccgcggactTCGACGAGACGCTCTTCGTCAGGTGCAACCTCTActtcaccggcggcgccggcaccgggaAGCCGCTCAAGCTAGAGCCCCGGAGGTTCGTCGTGTCCGTCGTCGCCATCGAGGCGCGGGGCGCCCGCCTGGGCGCGCACACCGTCGACGTCAGCGACCTCGTGCTCGACTCCATCAAGAAGATCGGCTCCGAGGGACGCCGCGTCAGGTGGTTCGACAAGGCGTTCGCGCTCTCCGGcaaggcggccggcggggagctGCTGCTCAAGCTGGGGTTCCAGCTCATGGAGGACGCGGGGCTCAGCCTCTACGCGCAAGCGGAGGAGAAGACGGCGGACGTGTCTCCGGCGTCCTCGCGCGCGAGGGCCCACAACAAGAATTCCTTCAGTATCTCAAGCACGCCCAGGCTTTCGCCGTCCGACCCTTCCATCTCGCCTTCCATGAGGGCTTACAAGCAGCTCGTCGATAGGCTTCGCATCGAGGAGAATGGAGATCCTGTAAGGTCCGTGATGATACCTCGGAAgcccggcgacgacgagctcTCCGCGTCCACCACCGACGCCGGGGACGTGTACAGCCTCCCGGAGTATGAGGTCGTGGAGAAGGGCGTTGAAACGGTCAAAGAAGTTGTCCACTACCAGGCTCAGCGCGACGTGCTGCGGGAGCTCGACTCCATTGCCGAGCAGATCGAGGCCATCGAGGCGATGATGGCCAACGGCGGGAAGAAGTCGCCGAAGCCGGTGgatcggcagcagcagcgcctgGACGCAGACGAAGAAATGGTGACTGTGGAGTTCCTTAGAAAGCTCGAGGCGGACGGTGACACAAAGAAGCTCAAGCAGCCCGTGACGCCAAGAAGCCAGTCGCCGTCGccaaggaaggcggcggcgccgccggtcgtGCCGGATTTGGGGCGGGGCATCGGGCCCGCCGTGCAAACGCGTGACGGTGGGTTCCTGGTGTCCATGAACCCGTTCGACCTGCCACTGGCGAGCAGAGATGGCCCCCCGAAGCTCGCCATGCAGGTGTCCAGGCCGTTCGTGCTGCCGGGCGCCATGGCGGCGACCGGGTTCGACGTGCTCCagaagatggcggcggcgggcggcgccgacgTAGTTCGCGGCAAGTTGGCGTCGCTGGGTGGCATGGATAACATCACGGGGAAGACACCCGAGCAGGTGGGTTTCGAGGGCATTGCGGAGGCGGTCATCGGCGGGCGGCGCACCGAGGGCGCAAGCTCGAGCGCGGGACGGTCCGTACAGCTCGTCCGGAAGCTCGCGACGGCCTTGTCCGAGGGCCGGAGCGAGCGCGTCGCCACGGGCATCTGGAGCGCGGGCGACGACCCGGAGACGCTGGAGGAGGTGCTGGCCTTCTCCCTGCAGAAGCTGGAGGCCATGGCCGTGGACGCGCTCGCGGTCCAGGCCGAGATGGCCGACGAGGACGCGCCgttcgaggtggcggcggccacgggGGACGCGAGCGTTTTCGACTCGCTGGTGCCCTCGGACGAGTGGTCCGAGTCCGGCGGCTCGGACGGGCGCGTCACGCTGGTGGTGGCCATCCAGGTGCGCGACCCGTCGCGGCGGTACGAGGCGGTGGGCGCGCCGATGGTCGCCGTCGTGCAGTCGGCGAGGCTGCTGGGCGCGGCCGGCCACGGCGCCGGGAGGTTCAAGGTGCGGAGCCTGCACGTCGGCGGCGTGCAGATGAGGTGCGCCCCGTCGGGCGCCGGCGGGAGCGCGAGCTGGGGCGCGGAGAGGCAGAAGCTGACGGCGATGCAGTGGATGGTCGCGCACGGGCCGGGCCGCGCCGGCAAGAgggcgacgacgccgacggcgcgggcgagggCGAAGGTGCAGCGTGCCGACGTCGTGTGGAGCCTGTCGTCGCGGGTGCTCGCCGGGATGTGGCTCAAGACGGTGCGGAACCCGGACGTGAGGATTGGCGCCAGCAGCACGTGA
- the LOC101774986 gene encoding calcium-dependent protein kinase 23 — protein MGNQCQNGTYGNKYNNYNQFQNERLASRYDDGDDTEDCYPGSSRSSVAVLMQQGLRRTLTSISVLGQKTPNVTEHYTLGRRLGEGKYGTTYLCTEISTGCQYACKSILKKKFVNMQDIEDVRHEIQIMHYLSGQKNIVTIKDAYEDEEAVHIVMELCEGGELYNRITEGNYSEQKAAELMRVIVGIIENCHSLGVMHRDLKPENFLLQDKDDDLSIKVIDFGLSVFFKPGDVFTEVVGSPYYIAPEVLQKHYGPEADIWTAGVILYVLLSGVPPFWADTRRGVYDKVQDGHFDLESEQWHKISDSAKDLIRKMLCPCPSERLKAHEVLKHPWICDNGVATDQTVDPTVSCLHKLSATNKLKKLALQVMTEHLPEQEITSLREMFKAIDTENRGVITFGDLKEGLRRCCSVFKRAGINGLMEAADSDTTTSINWEEFIAATVTLSNIEDKEHLMPSFTYFDKDGSGYITVDKLQKPPMERDMEGLEEIILEVDQNNDGQTNYSEFVAMIQSNSSGLGWQTMESSMNVPLREAPQVY, from the exons ATGGGAAATCAGTGCCAAAATGGGACCTATGGGAACAAGTACAACAATTACAACCAATTTCAGAATGAGCGTTTGGCTTCAAGATACGATGATGGGGACGATACTGAGGATTGCTACCCGGGGTCATCTAGGTCCAGTGTCGCGGTTCTTATGCAGCAAGGATTGAGACGAACGTTAACATCCATCTCCGTCCTTGGTCAAAAGACTCCTAATGTAACAGAGCATTATACCCTTGGCCGGAGGCTTGGAGAGGGTAAATATGGGACAACCTATCTCTGCACTGAGATCAGCACTGGGTGTCAGTATGCATGCAAGTCCATCTTGAAGAAGAAGTTTGTCAACATGCAAGATATTGAGGATGTGCGCCACGAGATCCAGATAATGCACTATCTTTCAGGTCAAAAGAATATAGTCACCATCAAGGATGCatatgaggatgaggaggctgtGCACATCGTCATGGAGCTCTGTGAAGGTGGTGAGCTATATAACCGGATTACGGAGGGGAATTACAGTGAGCAGAAGGCTGCAGAGCTTATGAGAGTTATTGTTGGGATCATAGAGAACTGCCACTCACTTGGGGTGATGCACCGGGATCTAAAGCCAGAAAACTTCCTCTTACAGGATAAAGATGATGACTTGTCGATAAAAGTAATCGACTTTGGTCTCTCTGTGTTCTTCAAACCAG GTGATGTTTTCACTGAAGTAGTGGGAAGCCCATATTACATTGCTCCAGAGGTACTGCAGAAGCATTATGGACCGGAGGCTGACATATGGACAGCTGGAGTGATACTCTATGTATTGCTAAGTGGTGTGCCACCATTTTGGGCAG ATACACGAAGAGGAGTATATGATAAAGTTCAAGATGGGCATTTTGATTTAGAATCAGAACAATGGCACAAGATATCGGACAGCGCAAAGGATCTTATAAGAAAAATGCTCTGCCCTTGTCCATCAGAGCGATTAAAAGCCCATGAAGTTCTAA AGCATCCCTGGATATGTGATAATGGAGTGGCTACTGATCAAACTGTAGATCCAACTGTTTCTTGTCTCCACAAGTTATCTGCAACAAATAAGTTAAAGAAATTAGCTCTacag GTTATGACTGAGCATCTTCCAGAGCAGGAGATCACTAGCTTAAGAGAAATGTTCAAGGCAATCGACACCGAAAACAGAGGCGTGATTACTTTCGGTGACCTTAAAGAAGGGTTGAGAAGATGCTGCTCAGTGTTTAAGCGTGCTGGGATTAATGGTTTAATGGAAGCG GCTGATAGCGACACAACCACTAGTATCAATTGGGAGGAGTTTATTGCTGCCACAGTAACCCTTAGTAACATTGAAGACAAAGAACACTTGATGCCATCATTTACATATTTTGACAAAGATGGAAGTGGTTATATCACCGTTGACAAGCTTCAAAAGCCTCCCATGGAACGTGACATGGAAGGCCTTGAAGAGATAATCTTGGAGGTTGATCAAAACAAT GATGGCCAGACCAACTATTCTGAGTTTGTCGCAATGATTCAAAGCAACAGCTCTGGACTTGGGTGGCAAACAATGGAAAGCAGCATGAATGTACCCCTGAGGGAGGCACCCCAAGTTTACTGA